The following DNA comes from Candidatus Binataceae bacterium.
AAGAAATCGTCCTATGAATGAGCTACCGCCGCGCGCGGCGCCGCTCGCATTCCGCCGCTGCGCCTTGCGATCCAGACCAAAAGCGCGATCGCAGGCAGGGTCACGACGGTGGTGAGCATGAAGAACGGCACCCAGCCGAGGCGATCGGCGAGGACGCCGCCCGACGACGCGAACAGCGTCCGTCCCACCGCGGCGAGCGACGACAGCAGCGCATACTGCGTGGCGGTGAACGCGGGCGAGCACAGGTCGGAGAGGTAGGCGACGAGAGCCGCGCCCGCCATCGCGCCGGTGAGGTTTTCCGCTGCAACGCACAGCGCGAGGTATCCGATCCGATGCCCCTCGAGCGCCTGCACCACGTAGAAGAAATTGCCGACCGACTGTAGAAGGCCGCATACGATAAGCGCGCGCATCACGCCGAGCTTCGCCGCCACGATACCGCCGACCAGCGCGCCGATAATCGTGGCGAAGAAGCCAAAGAGCTTCGATACCGCCGCGATCTGCGCCAGCGAGAAATGCAGCGACACGTAGAGCGGCATCGCCATCACGCCCGCGAGCGCTTCGCCGAGCTTGTAGCCCACGATGAAGATCAGGATCGCAGCCCAGACTGGCCGCTGCATGAAGTCCACGAATGGACCAACGACTGCGGTCTCGAGCCACGCACCGGCTGGTCCGTCCGCGCCTTCATTATTAGAAGGCGGCTCGGGGCCGAAGATGAATACCGCCATGCCGATCGCGAGCAATGCCGCCATCGTCGCGTAGGCCGCGAACCATCCCGCGAGATCGGCGACAATCAACGCGCCCGCGCCCGCAGCCAGCATCCCGAGTCGATAGCCGGTTTGAATCATCCCGGCGCCCGGACCCTGTTGATCCTCGCTCAGCAGTTCGACGCGGTATGCATCGATCACGATGTCCTGGCTTGCTGACAAGAACGCGACGATGAGCGCGAGCACGCCCATCCTGCCAAGGCCGCGGTGCGGGTCGCAGAGCCCAAGGCCCAGAGTCGCTGCGACGAGCGCGATCTGAATCGCGAGGCCCCAGCCGCGGCGGCGGCCAATCGGGATCGGCGGCGGCAAGCGATCGATGAGCGGCGACCATAGGAACTTGAAAGCGTATGGCGTCCCGACCAGCGCGAAGGCGCCGATCGCGGAACGGCTGATGTGCGCGGTCGCGAGCCACGCGGAGAGCGTTGAGAAGGTGAGCAGGAGCGGCAGGCCGCTGGCGAAACCGAGCGGCAGGATCATCAGCACGCGGCGATCAGCGTAAACCTCGAGCGCGCGCCGCCAGCCGCCCATTTCATCCTCCTCCGCGACGCCGATGCGCCGACGCTAATCTTCGCTGTGCACGACCACCACGCGCCGCGAGTCGCCGCGCGCGCTGTCGAGAGGCAACCCCAGGTGTTCCGTCAGGCGCGATGCGATGACGACGATCGAACCGGGCGTCTGATGCGCGAGGCGCGCGGCGCTGCGTTCCGACAGTACATCGGTGCGCGGGCGTCCGCCGATCTTCTTGTGCGCGCGCTTGACCATTTCATGCAGCTCTTCGTCCGGACCACGTCCCTCGCGCGGCACCATCAGCGTGCGCATCTTGCATTTGCGGCCCGCGGCGATTCGCACTGAGATCTCCAGGGCGGATTCTCCGTCTGAGCTGTAGTCAACGACCGCGATCACGCTTTCCTGGGGATGCGCGGGTCCGTAGATGAGAACCGCGACTTTGATCCCGGTACCTTCGACGCGGCGCAGGACATCGCCGACCGTGCCGCCACGATAATCGGGAGTCAACTCGGGGCGATGCGATCCCATCAGGATCCATCGCGCGCCCCGCGCCTGCGCCGTGGCGACGATATCCGTCGCCGGATCATCGGTCCACGTCGGCGGCGAAGCGAGCGACGCGTTGCGGCTCGTCAGGAATTCCTGCACCGATGTTAATGCCGCGGAACCGGGCTGCGCTTCCTGGGCAATCGCCTGCGCACGCCGCGTCATCAACAGAACGTGCGGCGTCGGCTCGTCGGGTTGGGTGGCGGCGAATGCGAGGTCGAGAAGCGGTACTACGCCCTCGGGATTCGAGATCGGGACAACGATGCCCCCGTGCTCGGTACTCATACGACAGCAGGGAGGCTAGCAGGAGCCTCACGCGAATTAAATCGCGCCCGCGAGATCGCTCCTATTTCCGAAATCGACGAGCGCCGCGACAGACTGACCTCATCTCGAATGCGAGTTGGGTCTTCAACGTGGTAGAATTTTGAGCCAGGAGTTCGGTGCCTATCGGTGAAAGTGACGAGGACAAAGTTTGACGGCGTGCTGTTGATCGAACCGGACGTGTTTCGCGACGATCGGGGCTTTTTCTTCGAGACCTACCAGCGCCGCAAGTATCGCGAGATCGGAATCGACCTCGACTTCGTCCAGGACAATCACTCGCGCTCGGCGCGCGGCGCAATCCGCGGCATCCACGCACAAGTCACGCATCCGCAGGGCAAGCTCGTGCGCGTATTGATGGGCGAGATCTTCGACGTCGTGGTTGATATCCGCCGCGGCTCACCAAGCTTCGCGCAATGGATCGGTTTGTCGCTGAGCGCGGCCAACTTTCTGCAATGCTACGTGCCACCCGGCTTCGCGCACGCGTTCTGCGTCGTCAGTGATTTCGCCGAGGTCGAGTACAAGTGCACCGATTTCTACCACCCGAACGACGAGCTGCGAATCATCTGGAACGATCCGACCATCGGCGTTAAATGGCCAGTCACCGAACCGATCCTGTCCGCCGGAGACGAGGCGGCGCGCCGGCTCGAGGATCTGCTCGACAAGCTGCCCAGGTTCGAGGGTCAGTAGCGATGCGCATCCTGGTCACAGGTGCAGACGGACAACTTGGACGTTCGCTGTCGCGCGCGCTCGATCAGCATCAAGTAACGGGTCGAACGCATGCGGAACTCGACATCACTGATGCTGATGCAGTTCGCGCGGCGATCGTAGCGGTCGCGCCCGACGTGGTTATCAACGCCGCGGCATACAACGACGTCGACGGTGCCGAGAGCCATGCTGAGCTGGCTGAGGCCGTCAACGTTCGCGGCCCCCGTATCCTCGCTCTCGAATCGACCGCCCTGGGGATAGCGATCGTTCATGTTTCCACCGACTATGTCTTCGACGGCCGCACCAGTCGTCCATATTGCGAACACGATGCGCCCAATCCTCTCTCCGCGTATGGCCGCAGCAAACTGGCTGGCGAGATCGCGGTGATGGATGCGAATCCGATGCACTTCATCGTCCGCACTGCGTGGCTGTTCGCGGCAAATGGAAAGAACTTTCTAAATTCGATGCGGGCGCGGGCGGAGCGGAGCGAATTGCGCGTGGTTGCCGATCAGTTCGGCTCGCCGACATATGCTCCTCATCTTGCGCGAGGCATCGCACGCCTGATCGATACCGACGCCTACGGCCTCTACCATATGGCCGGCTCGGGCGGCACTTCCAGATACGATCTCGTGCACCACCTTTTTGCGCTGCTCGGCATCAAGACCAGGCTCGTGCCTGTCAGCCAGAGTGAATTTCCCGTGGCCGCAACGAGACCTCCTTACAGCGTGCTCGCGACGATCCGCGATGCCGAATTCGTCCTGCCGCCCTGGCAAGACGGCGTGAGCGCCTTCGCGAACGAGGTCCGCCAACGCATCTGAGCGGATGGCTATAGTCGCCACCACGGCTATTGCGCTTGACCGCTTCGCGATGTCGCCCTATGTAAGCTCACCAGCTTTGTGATCGATAACAGACAGGTGCTGAAGACTCGCACGATAGTTATCGCGGCGCTATTTCTCGTCGCATTTTGCCTATGCGGTCGCGCGGAAGCGGCGCTGTCAGCAGCCAACGCACCGGCGGCCAACTCATTACTCAGTCCGCCTCAAACCGACGGCCAGTTGATCCCGGTTGCGATCGCAATGCGCATCATAAACCTTTCGGATATCGACGAGGTTACTCAACGCTTCCGAATGGTGGGCTATCTGGTGGCCGAATGGAAGGACGATCGCCTCGCGTTTACGCCTTCGGCCCCGTGGGAAAAGTTCCGCGTCTATGCGGCTGACCAAGTCTGGTGTCCGCACTTCGATTTCGTCAATGGCGTTGCCCCCCACGAGGCGCACGACGTTACGATGCGCGTATTTCTCGACGGGACCGTGAGGTATTCGGAGCGCTCCAGCGCCGAACTCTCCAACGTTTTCAATCTGCGAACCTTTCCCTTCGACCGGCAAACTCTTGAAATCCTGATCCATCAGACAGCGGCTGAGGATAGAGTGGTCGCGCTCTCCGAGCTGCACGGCGAAAAATCCTTGAGCGCCGAACCGCGGGTCTATTCAGAGCTGGCGCAATGGCAAATGACCGGCGCCGATTCGAGCGTCGAGGAAATTCCCGGCATCGGAGGCGAACCTATTACCGAAGTTCGCTTCAGCGTTTCGATGGTCCGTCGCTACAACTTTTATATCTGGAAGGTTTTTCTGCCGCTGCTCTTGATGGTCGTGCTATCGTGGACCGTGCTCTGGGTCGATCCGACTGAGTTGAGCGCTCAAACCACTATTTCGGTCACCACTATTCTCACCGTCATCGCATTCGCATTTGCAATCCAGGCCAACCTGCCGAAGGTGCCTTATCTCACCTTCATCGACCTGTTTTTTCTCGTCTGTTATCTGTTCGTCTTCCTTACTGCGATCGAAATCACCGCGGTACATATCGCTGGACGCTCGGGACATATCGCGCGCGCGCGCCGTCTAATTCGCACCTTCCGGCTGGTATTGCCAATCTCATTCGCGGCGATCATTCTGCTTATCATTATTTACTCATTTCACTAATCAGGAAGAAGCAAGCTCCGCAGGATGAACAAAATGACACTCGACTTCGGCCTTTTCGATCATCTCGAGCGACTTGATATTCCACTGGAGCAACTTTACGCGCAGCGGCTTGATCTGATTGTGGCTGCCGAGACCGCGGGTTTCTTCTGCTATCATCTGGCGGAGCATCACGCGACACCGCTCGGCTGCGCTCCGTCACCTGGCCTCTTCCTCGCTTCCGTCGCGGCGCGCACGCATCGAATTCACTTCGGGCCGTTGGTCTATCTGCTACCCTTGTATGATCCGATGCGACTTGCGGAAGAGATTTGCATGCTCGATCAAATGAGCGGCGGCCGGTTCGAGGTTGGTGTCGGCCGCGGCGCATCGCCATTTGAGCTCGCTTACTTCAATGTAAACTTTCTCCAATCGCGCGCGATGTTTGACGAGGCGCTGCAGGTACTCGTCTCAGCGCTGCGTAGTCATAGAGTGTCATACGAGGGACGCTACTATCGTTATGCCGATGCGCCGCTGGAGCTCGCGCCCAAGCAGAACCCGAATCCGCCTTTCTGGTATGGTGCCTCTTCGCCGAGCGCAATTGCATATTCGGCGCGGCATGGAATGAATGTCGTAACCGGTGGCCCCAACGCCATCCTCAAGGCCGGGTTCGAAGCTTATCGTTCGATGCGCGAGACAAGTCGTAACAGCGACGACGATCTAAATCCGCAAGTCGCAGTGCCGAAGTTCGGCGGTGTCCGTCACTGTTTCGTCGCCAAGACCGACGCCGAAGCGATGGAAATCGCGCGCCCAGCCTATCGCCATTACTACGCAAACATCACCAAGCTGTGGCGCGATTTCAACACGGTGCCAATTATATTTACTGACGATCTGGATCGCGCCATCAAAGGCGAGGCTGCGATCATCGGCTCACCGGCGACGGTGCGCGATAAAGTTACCGCCTACGCCGAGCAGAGCGGATGCAATTACCTGGTTCTGTCATTTGCCTGGGGAAGCCTGACCTACGAGCATTCGCGCCGCTCGCTCGACTTATTCGCAAGCGAAGTAATGCCTCATTTCGTCGAAAGCTGAGCAGCAGCACCGGATATGGACGTTCACGAGCAACTACTCACTGGCGAAGTGCAGGGCGCGTTGCTGACGCCTGAGCGACCAGGCGGTTTAGGGGTGATAGTACTCGGCGGATCGAGCGGCCGCGTGGACGTCGCGCGAGCCAGCCTCTTCGCATCCCGCGGCGCAACAGCACTGGCACTGCGCTGGTTCGGTGGTGCGGGACAGTCTCCCGTTATCGCGGAGATTCCGCTGGAACGGTTCATAGCAGCTACAGACAGACTGATTGATCTGGGATGCGACAGAATCGCTTTCGTCGGTACATCGCGAGGCGCGGAAGCTGCGCTGCTGGTGGCGATCGAAGATCCTCGCGTCGATGTGGCCGTCGCGATCAGTCCATCTTCCGTAGTATGGGCGGGCGACGTATGGCCGCCGCGCTCGTCATGGACCCGTAACGGAACGCCCCTGCCGTTCGTTCACTACGATGTTGAAAACATGCCTGTGCGAGGCGACCAACCCGTGTCGTATCGTCGTTACGCGGAGAGCAGCCTCGCGCGTTTCGCCGACGAAGTCCCAGCAGCCTCAATCGCGATTGAAAATGCACGCGCTCAAGTAGCCCTTGTCGCCGGCGCTGATGACGCGCTTTGGCCTTCCGACGTTTGCGCGCGCGCACTCGCCGATCGACTCACGGCGACCGGAAAGAATCCTGTGTTAGTCACTCATCCGGATGCCGGCCATCGAGTCTTGCTGCCCGGTGAAACAACCCCGCGATCCACGCTGAACGCACACGGCGGCAATGACGATGCGGATCGTGCGCTCGGCGCCGCCGCGTGGACAGCAATCGAATTGCTGTTGCGCTTTCCATCTCCATGACCTTCCGAACCACACTGAGTAGCTTGATATTAGCTATTTAGATTCCGCCGTTTACTGAAAATACAGACCGGTATAGTTTACCAGTCACTTTGTTGACTCCGAGCTGCAGTGAATCACCTGATCGTAGTCCATAGAAGTTTCTCTAGTAGATAGAATTTTCTAGCGATGCCGAGCCACCGAGCCCGTGCGGGCAGCAGGCTGATGCCTCTTTGGTCAGAAGCCGGATGCTCTGAACGATCGCTTCGAGCGCTACCTGTCAAATTCCGGCGTGCAAATTTCAATTAAGCGGTTCGGTCTGTAATTTGCAGACGCTCCATTTCCCATCACGGCTCTGGGAGGAGCTTCTAGTTATGTTTATGCGTTTGCGCGGCCCGCGAGGGCTGAAGGCGGGATTGCGTCCGGCGATCCTTGCCATGGGTTTGTCTACGCTCGCAGGTGCAATGCCTGCGCGCGCAGGTTCGGTTCCAGTCTTGCCTGCACCGTTCAGCTTACCGGTGCTGCCGTTTCCGCTGCCCAAGTTGCCATTCGGATCGAAGTTTCATCTGCTCGACGCGACCATCGATGATGTCCAAACAGCTATCAAGGAGCATCAGTTAACCTGCACAGAACTGGTCGAGTACTATCTCGCACGAATCAAGGCCTACAACGGAGTATGTGTCGATCAGCCGAATGGGCAGCTCGGCGCGATCACCGTCGAACCCAACGTCAATCAAGTCAATGCCCTGATGACGCTGAATTTGCGGCCCGCGAACCGAATGCTGTTCGGTTTCGATGCGCATCATGCGCGCAGCCAGACTGATCTGGTGGACGGCGATCCGAGCATGCCCGACGCGCTTGAAACGGCGGCCGCCGAGGACGCCTCGTTCAAGAGAACAGGCAAGATGAGTTCGCTCTTCTGCGTGCCAATGGCGATCAAGGACGAGTACGATACCTTCGATATGCGCACCACGAGCGGCGCTGATGCTCCCTATGCGAATGATCGTCCGCCCAAGGATTCGGTGTTCGTGACGCGCTTGCGTAATGCCGGCGCGATCATCCTCGCCAAGACCAACATGGGAGAGTATGCATCCGGCAGCGACCGCAGCTCGTGGGGCGGCGTGATGTGCAATGCCTACGATTCCACGCGCAGTGCGGGCCATTCGAGCACCGGTGTCGGCCTTGCGATTACTACCAACATGGCGATGTGCGGGATCGGCGAGGAATCCGGCGGATCGATCATTCATCCCGCCAACTGGAGCGACGATGTCGGCCTCGCCCCCACGCAGGAGCTGGTGCCGCGAACCGGCATGATCCAGGCTTCACTTTATAACGATCGCGTCGGTCCGATCTGCCGCACGGTGAACGACACCGCGAAAATCATGGACGTGATCGCGGGCTATGACCCCAGCGACGAGTTGACCGCCTTCAGCGTCGGCCAGATGCCCGACGCGCCCTATTCTTCGTTCACCGATCCGTCGACCTTGAAGGGATCGAAGCCGCTCGCGGGAATCCGCATCGGCGTGCTGCGCGAATGGGACGTGCCATGGACGATCGCCGATCAGGAATCGGTCGATCTGATGGAAAATGCCATTCCGGTCTTCGCCAAACTGGGCGCGACAATTGTCGATCCAGGTCCCAATAACAACTTGTTCGACGATGTCATCCCGCAGTTGTTCCCATATCTCGAATCAGCGACTTTCCAGAGCGATGAGCCGGGCCTGTTCTCGTCCAATTCGCAGATGAGCGAGATCCTGGCGCTGTGGTTCAACACCGCCCTCTATCCGAGCGACGTCGACGCACCCAATATCCGCAACCTCGGACCGTCGAACTCGACTGGCGAGCTGACATATGTTTTGAGCCGCTACCTGGAAAACCGCGGCGACGCGAACATCCAGACGATCAACGATCTCGCTACCAAATCGAACTTCTGGGTAGATCCCAACATGGGAACGTCACAGCAATCGAGCCTCGCCAGCGCGGCAACCGTTACGACTCTGAGTGTGACTGCCAAACAGGTGCGCCGCTTCACGCTCGAGCAGATCGTGCGGCAGAAACTGGCCAAGGACAATATCGATGTAATAATCGCGCCGACGACTACTATTCCGCCGTATGTGTTGACCGATCCCACCGAGCCGACAGTGCACAATCGGCCGAGCAATGGCTATTCGACACTCGGCGCAAACGGTATTCCGGAGCTCACGGTTCCTTCGAGCTTCACGACCGTTTCCTACGATCGCACGCGCCCGAACAATACCCTCGTGGGTCCCGTTTCAACCAAGCTGCCGTTCGGAATCCTGCTGCAAGGCGCGCCATTCAGCGAACCGCTCTTGTTGCACGTAGCAGCAGCCTACGAACAGGCAACGCACGGACGTGTCCCGCCGCCGCTGTTCCCGCCAGTTCCAGGAGAGCCGTAATCCGCTATCCCCGGCCGAATAATCGTGGAGCCGCCGGCAGATGCCGGCGGCTCCGCATCCGCGGTTAATGTGATGTACTCGCCATTCTGCCAGGATTGAAGAATTCCGGCGTTCCAGCGCGCTTGTTGATATACCAGCATTCGCGATCTGAGCCATGCGGAGCCGGAGTATAGACCACCGTCGAAAACCCGTCCTGCACATCCTCGTCGACCATCGCGGTCTCAAACACGCGCCGGAAGAAATAAATCGCTACCCTCGCATCCGGATAGGATCGGTCTCGATACGCATAAAATAGCGCGAGCGTTTTCCATAGCTCGCCGCCAATCTTGTATTGGTCCGACGCAGTGACTACCCATGCTGCAGAATCGATATAGAGAACGCACCGCGTAGCTATCCGTTTCGACATCGCGAATATCCACATCGTCGGTGAAGCCCGGGCGAAAAGTAAAGTTCCACATTACCTTGCCAGCAACCTGAGGATCCTTAGGATCAGCGCGAAAGGCTGACCCGCTACATAGTTCTCTAGGGTGCCGTCACGGGCCAGAGCCACCTGCGATGCGTATTTCTCAGTAGCTTCCTTATACGGCGGCGGCCAGTCCAGGTGAGAGATCGGCACAATCTTCATTTGCATCCCCTGCTTGACGAGCAGCAGTTGCCGGGGCTGACGAGTCCAGCGACCTCCGACGCGTTCGCCGGCGTAACCAGCTCACCGGGCTCGAGCTCCGCAGCCAATGCCGTGCGAGGCCGGAAAAGGAACACGAGCGCCGCGAAACCGGATAAAGAAAGGAGAAAGAGTGACAAGGGCTGCCCGACAGATCCTGGTCGCATAACCACTCCTGTCAGTCCGCCGATCTGTCAACTGTCTGTGAGAGGCATACACTCGGACGAGCGATACTGCAAACGAGATTTTCGCAGGTCAGATGCGAACATTTGGTGGCCTGCGGTTAGCTCGCTGATAGCAACCGCCTATGCAGCGTTTCCATGGCATTGAGGTGCGAGCTGTCCATGTGTAAAGTAACGCTCTCGCATCATCAAGCGGAAAGGGGGTTCGTCTCCTGGTTCCGATCCGGTACAGCATTCGAAGTCTCGGCCAGCGGCTGACTTCTTCGACCATGACCGCGCTTAGCGTGGCGATGGTCGTAATGGTGTTGACGATCCTGCTCGGCTTCGTCGACGGCATGCGGCGCACGATCACGTCTGCCGCCGGCCGCAACAACTACATCCTGGTTTTTCGCGGGGTTAAGATCGAGGCCGGCTTCATCAACCACGAGTCA
Coding sequences within:
- a CDS encoding MFS transporter, whose product is MGGWRRALEVYADRRVLMILPLGFASGLPLLLTFSTLSAWLATAHISRSAIGAFALVGTPYAFKFLWSPLIDRLPPPIPIGRRRGWGLAIQIALVAATLGLGLCDPHRGLGRMGVLALIVAFLSASQDIVIDAYRVELLSEDQQGPGAGMIQTGYRLGMLAAGAGALIVADLAGWFAAYATMAALLAIGMAVFIFGPEPPSNNEGADGPAGAWLETAVVGPFVDFMQRPVWAAILIFIVGYKLGEALAGVMAMPLYVSLHFSLAQIAAVSKLFGFFATIIGALVGGIVAAKLGVMRALIVCGLLQSVGNFFYVVQALEGHRIGYLALCVAAENLTGAMAGAALVAYLSDLCSPAFTATQYALLSSLAAVGRTLFASSGGVLADRLGWVPFFMLTTVVTLPAIALLVWIARRSGGMRAAPRAAVAHS
- the rfbC gene encoding dTDP-4-dehydrorhamnose 3,5-epimerase, producing the protein MKVTRTKFDGVLLIEPDVFRDDRGFFFETYQRRKYREIGIDLDFVQDNHSRSARGAIRGIHAQVTHPQGKLVRVLMGEIFDVVVDIRRGSPSFAQWIGLSLSAANFLQCYVPPGFAHAFCVVSDFAEVEYKCTDFYHPNDELRIIWNDPTIGVKWPVTEPILSAGDEAARRLEDLLDKLPRFEGQ
- the rfbD gene encoding dTDP-4-dehydrorhamnose reductase, which produces MRILVTGADGQLGRSLSRALDQHQVTGRTHAELDITDADAVRAAIVAVAPDVVINAAAYNDVDGAESHAELAEAVNVRGPRILALESTALGIAIVHVSTDYVFDGRTSRPYCEHDAPNPLSAYGRSKLAGEIAVMDANPMHFIVRTAWLFAANGKNFLNSMRARAERSELRVVADQFGSPTYAPHLARGIARLIDTDAYGLYHMAGSGGTSRYDLVHHLFALLGIKTRLVPVSQSEFPVAATRPPYSVLATIRDAEFVLPPWQDGVSAFANEVRQRI
- a CDS encoding LLM class flavin-dependent oxidoreductase, which translates into the protein MNKMTLDFGLFDHLERLDIPLEQLYAQRLDLIVAAETAGFFCYHLAEHHATPLGCAPSPGLFLASVAARTHRIHFGPLVYLLPLYDPMRLAEEICMLDQMSGGRFEVGVGRGASPFELAYFNVNFLQSRAMFDEALQVLVSALRSHRVSYEGRYYRYADAPLELAPKQNPNPPFWYGASSPSAIAYSARHGMNVVTGGPNAILKAGFEAYRSMRETSRNSDDDLNPQVAVPKFGGVRHCFVAKTDAEAMEIARPAYRHYYANITKLWRDFNTVPIIFTDDLDRAIKGEAAIIGSPATVRDKVTAYAEQSGCNYLVLSFAWGSLTYEHSRRSLDLFASEVMPHFVES
- a CDS encoding acyl-CoA thioester hydrolase/BAAT C-terminal domain-containing protein, whose protein sequence is MDVHEQLLTGEVQGALLTPERPGGLGVIVLGGSSGRVDVARASLFASRGATALALRWFGGAGQSPVIAEIPLERFIAATDRLIDLGCDRIAFVGTSRGAEAALLVAIEDPRVDVAVAISPSSVVWAGDVWPPRSSWTRNGTPLPFVHYDVENMPVRGDQPVSYRRYAESSLARFADEVPAASIAIENARAQVALVAGADDALWPSDVCARALADRLTATGKNPVLVTHPDAGHRVLLPGETTPRSTLNAHGGNDDADRALGAAAWTAIELLLRFPSP
- a CDS encoding amidase family protein, yielding MPAPFSLPVLPFPLPKLPFGSKFHLLDATIDDVQTAIKEHQLTCTELVEYYLARIKAYNGVCVDQPNGQLGAITVEPNVNQVNALMTLNLRPANRMLFGFDAHHARSQTDLVDGDPSMPDALETAAAEDASFKRTGKMSSLFCVPMAIKDEYDTFDMRTTSGADAPYANDRPPKDSVFVTRLRNAGAIILAKTNMGEYASGSDRSSWGGVMCNAYDSTRSAGHSSTGVGLAITTNMAMCGIGEESGGSIIHPANWSDDVGLAPTQELVPRTGMIQASLYNDRVGPICRTVNDTAKIMDVIAGYDPSDELTAFSVGQMPDAPYSSFTDPSTLKGSKPLAGIRIGVLREWDVPWTIADQESVDLMENAIPVFAKLGATIVDPGPNNNLFDDVIPQLFPYLESATFQSDEPGLFSSNSQMSEILALWFNTALYPSDVDAPNIRNLGPSNSTGELTYVLSRYLENRGDANIQTINDLATKSNFWVDPNMGTSQQSSLASAATVTTLSVTAKQVRRFTLEQIVRQKLAKDNIDVIIAPTTTIPPYVLTDPTEPTVHNRPSNGYSTLGANGIPELTVPSSFTTVSYDRTRPNNTLVGPVSTKLPFGILLQGAPFSEPLLLHVAAAYEQATHGRVPPPLFPPVPGEP